A genomic segment from Thiomicrorhabdus aquaedulcis encodes:
- the clpP gene encoding ATP-dependent Clp endopeptidase proteolytic subunit ClpP translates to MDNTIHNVLVPMVIEQTSRGERSYDIYSRLLKERVIFLVGQVEDHMANLIVAQMLFLESENPEKDIHLYINSPGGSVTAGMAIYDTMRFIKPNVSTMCIGQAASMGSFLLSAGAKGKRFALPNSRVMIHQPLGGFQGQASDIQIHAKEIMHIKDKLNRALAEHTGQDLATIEKDTDRDNFMSAQAACDYGLIDQVLTSR, encoded by the coding sequence ATGGACAACACAATTCACAATGTACTTGTACCAATGGTTATCGAACAGACCAGTCGTGGTGAGCGCTCTTATGATATTTATTCTCGCTTATTAAAAGAGCGTGTTATTTTTTTGGTGGGACAAGTAGAAGACCATATGGCCAACCTTATAGTGGCGCAAATGCTGTTTTTAGAATCGGAAAACCCCGAAAAAGATATTCATTTATACATTAATTCACCAGGCGGCAGTGTAACAGCTGGTATGGCTATTTATGACACTATGCGTTTTATCAAACCAAATGTAAGCACTATGTGCATAGGTCAAGCGGCCAGTATGGGTTCTTTTTTATTGTCAGCAGGCGCTAAGGGTAAGCGTTTTGCCTTGCCTAATTCACGCGTTATGATTCATCAGCCGTTGGGTGGTTTTCAGGGTCAAGCCAGTGATATTCAAATTCATGCCAAAGAAATTATGCATATAAAAGACAAGCTAAATCGTGCCCTTGCAGAACATACAGGACAAGACTTAGCCACCATTGAAAAAGACACCGATCGTGATAACTTTATGAGCGCGCAAGCGGCTTGTGATTATGGGTTAATTGATCAAGTTTTAACCAGTCGATAA
- the clpX gene encoding ATP-dependent Clp protease ATP-binding subunit ClpX, giving the protein MSVDKKLYCSFCGKGQDEVRKLIAGPSVYICDECVELCNDILREEFGEEATGQFELDNLPTPHEISAILDNYVIGQNKAKKVLSVAVYNHYKRLQNSHVKDDVELTKSNILLIGPTGSGKTLLAQTLARLLDVPFAIADATTLTEAGYVGEDVESIILKLLQRCDNDPEKAERGIIYIDEIDKITRKSENPSITRDVSGEGVQQALLKLIEGTQAAVPPQGGRKHPNQDMIHVDTSKILFIVGGAFEGLDKIIEQRTETNVGIGFSADVKTKENKLSMTQKLKKIEPEDLIKFGLIPEFVGRLPMIAALEELDESALIQILTEPKNALVKQFHKMFELEGAELQFRKDALSEIAKLAIERKTGARGLRSILEQILLDTMYDLPSLKNIETVIINKAVIQGKKPPMLVYKEDELKKASSE; this is encoded by the coding sequence ATGAGTGTAGATAAAAAATTATATTGCTCGTTTTGCGGTAAAGGGCAAGACGAAGTTCGTAAACTTATTGCTGGCCCCTCAGTGTATATTTGTGATGAGTGTGTTGAGTTATGCAATGACATTTTGCGTGAAGAATTTGGTGAGGAAGCGACCGGACAGTTTGAGTTGGATAACCTACCAACACCGCACGAAATAAGTGCTATTTTAGACAATTATGTAATTGGTCAAAATAAAGCCAAAAAAGTTTTATCGGTGGCAGTATACAATCACTACAAGCGCCTACAAAACTCGCACGTTAAAGATGATGTGGAGTTGACTAAAAGCAATATTTTACTGATTGGGCCAACGGGTTCTGGTAAAACATTACTGGCGCAAACTCTAGCCCGTTTACTTGATGTACCGTTTGCCATTGCCGACGCCACCACATTAACCGAAGCCGGTTATGTAGGCGAAGACGTTGAAAGCATTATTCTAAAACTATTGCAACGCTGTGATAACGATCCAGAAAAGGCCGAGCGTGGCATTATTTATATAGATGAAATTGATAAGATTACCCGTAAATCTGAAAATCCGTCCATCACCCGTGATGTTTCGGGAGAGGGTGTTCAACAGGCTTTGTTAAAGTTAATTGAAGGCACGCAAGCGGCTGTTCCTCCGCAGGGTGGGCGTAAACACCCTAACCAAGATATGATTCACGTGGACACATCAAAAATCCTGTTTATTGTGGGTGGGGCGTTTGAAGGTTTAGACAAAATTATTGAACAGCGAACTGAAACAAATGTGGGAATTGGTTTTTCTGCCGACGTCAAAACTAAAGAAAATAAGCTGAGCATGACGCAAAAGCTGAAAAAGATTGAACCTGAAGATTTAATTAAGTTTGGTTTAATTCCTGAATTTGTGGGTCGTTTACCGATGATTGCAGCACTTGAGGAGTTAGACGAGTCGGCTTTAATTCAAATTTTAACCGAACCTAAAAATGCTTTGGTTAAGCAGTTTCATAAAATGTTTGAACTAGAAGGCGCAGAGTTACAGTTTAGAAAAGACGCTTTAAGCGAAATTGCCAAACTGGCGATAGAGCGTAAAACGGGCGCCCGTGGTTTGCGTTCTATTTTAGAACAAATATTGTTAGATACAATGTACGACTTACCTAGCTTGAAAAATATTGAGACGGTCATTATTAACAAAGCAGTTATTCAAGGCAAAAAACCACCTATGTTGGTGTACAAAGAAGACGAGCTTAAAAAAGCGTCAAGTGAATAA